One Verrucomicrobiota bacterium JB022 genomic window, AGCATGTCGGTCATGCCATAGGTCACGCCTTCCAGCACGGCCCGGGTCAGGTGGCCCTTGCCATGGCGCAACGAGAGGCCCACAAAGGCACCGCGCGCGTTCGGGTTGGGGTGGGGGCAGCGCTCGCCGCTGAGGTAGGGCAGGTAAAAGAGCCCCTCGGAGCCAGCGGGTACTTGTTCGGCTCCAGCGTTGAGGGTGTTGAAATCGGTCCCGCCGAGCGTGTCGTGCCACCATTGATAGCTGCCGGCGGCGGAGAGCATCACACCCATCAGGTGCCATGCCCCCGGTACGGCGTGGCAAAAGGCGTGCAGGCGGCCTTCGGGCTCCACGCGGTATGCGTCGCTGTGGGCAAAGAGCACGCCGGAAGTGCCGAGCGTGGCGGAGAAAATGCCTTCGCGGATGATGCCGCAGCCAATTGCCCCGGCCGCTTGGTCGCCACCGCCTGCGATGACGGGGGTGCCCTGTTTCAGGCCGGTCAGTTTGGCGGCTTCGGCGGAAATTCGGGTCGAGGCAACCGGCGATTCGGTCAGCTCGGGCAGCCACTCGCGTTTGATGCCCACGGCCTCGATCATTGAATTCGACCACCGGCGCTGGGCCACGTTGAGCAGGCTGGTGCCGGAGGCGTCGCTGACTTCGCCGAAGTATTCGCCGGTCAGCTTGTAGCGCAGGTAATCCTTGGGCAGAAGGATCTTGGCGATCTTGGCAAAAACCTCGGGCTCGTGCTGCGCCACCCAGCTTATTTTGGGTGCGGTGAAGCCGGGCAGGATGGGGTTGCCTGTGATCTCGAGCACTTGCGCCGCGCCCACCTTGTCCGTCAGCTCCTGGCACTGGCGGGCCGTGCGCTGGTCGTTCCACATGATGCAGGGGCGCAACACCTTGCCTTGGGCGTCGAGCAAGACGAGGCCGTGCATCTGCCCGGTGAGGCCGATGCCGGCAATCTCGTCCGCGCCCACTTTGTCCACCATCTGCCGGATGGCCTTGATCGCAGCATCCCACCACAGTTGCGGGTCCGTCTCGGCCCAGAGCGGCTTGGGCGTCTGGAACGGGTAAGCGGGCGCGCAGGTGGCGACAACGTTGCCGCTGGCGTCGATCAGCACGGCTTTGGTGCTGCTGGTGCCAACGTCGAGACCGAGGAGGTAGGGCATGGTGGAGTGGGGTAGGTCCGTACTGAGTAGGTTCGCTCGAAATGCCGGGGCGGACAGGTGGTGCGCCCCGGCGATGGTTCCTTAGATGTATTCGTTGATCAGGTTTTCGATCAACTCCTGGCGACCGCTTTCGACCTTGGGCTCGCCGTTTTTCAGCGCGTAGGCTTCGAGGTCGGCCAGCGTCGCTTCGCCGCGCTCGATCTTCGCGCCGATGCCGGAGTCCCAGCTGCGGTAGCGGTGCTTCACGATCTCTTCGATCCGGCCGTCTTCAACGATGGCGGCTGCAATCTTGAGGCCGCGGGCAAAGGCGTCCATGCCGCCAATGTGGGCGTGGAAGAGGTCGACCGGCTCAAACGACTCGCGGCGGCGCTTGGCGTCGAAGTTGAGCCCGCCGGTGGTGAAGCCGCCCATGCCGAGCACCACGAGCATGATCTGGGTGGTCTGCATGATGTCGGTGGGGAACTGGTCGGTGTCCCAGCCGATGAGCGGGTCGCCGCGGTTGGCGTCGATGCTGCCGAGCATACCGACGTCGGCGGCGACGGTCAGCT contains:
- the xylB gene encoding xylulokinase; the protein is MPYLLGLDVGTSSTKAVLIDASGNVVATCAPAYPFQTPKPLWAETDPQLWWDAAIKAIRQMVDKVGADEIAGIGLTGQMHGLVLLDAQGKVLRPCIMWNDQRTARQCQELTDKVGAAQVLEITGNPILPGFTAPKISWVAQHEPEVFAKIAKILLPKDYLRYKLTGEYFGEVSDASGTSLLNVAQRRWSNSMIEAVGIKREWLPELTESPVASTRISAEAAKLTGLKQGTPVIAGGGDQAAGAIGCGIIREGIFSATLGTSGVLFAHSDAYRVEPEGRLHAFCHAVPGAWHLMGVMLSAAGSYQWWHDTLGGTDFNTLNAGAEQVPAGSEGLFYLPYLSGERCPHPNPNARGAFVGLSLRHGKGHLTRAVLEGVTYGMTDMLALMRQLGLSSDRIIAAGGGANSPLWLQMLADQYATPVVTVNAKEGAAYGAALLASVGAGIFPDVPTAVNAAIKETGRTDPGADAEVYARLHPLYQQLYPSLKGHFDRMAELS